One part of the Rhizobium rhizogenes genome encodes these proteins:
- a CDS encoding LacI family DNA-binding transcriptional regulator has protein sequence MSDVSKLAGVSKMTVSRVLADPALVSEETRQKVMKAIEKLGYVPDRIAGSLSSRRTNFITAILPTLTNSNFADSAQGLAKALRAADYQLLIGYTMYDLQEEERVIRTMMERRPDAIVVAGTVHTKMASEVLMRAGIPIVEIWDVPEHPIDHAVGFSNYEVGRNAAKYLISLGLKRIGALGSRADGAVNDWRGESRLVGFAAALREAGISDDLIIREGSAPVSYDHGAKTLGSLLAKAPDVEGIFAVSDISAVGALMECHRRGIAVPDQVSILGFGDFDISRQCYPAISTIRVDAQMIGRRAGELLLSILEPEKDAAVPEGARVDVGFELIVRETTKRLGG, from the coding sequence ATGAGCGACGTCTCGAAACTCGCGGGCGTCTCCAAGATGACCGTTTCGCGGGTGCTGGCCGATCCTGCCCTGGTGTCGGAAGAGACACGCCAGAAGGTAATGAAGGCCATCGAGAAGCTTGGCTATGTGCCGGATCGAATCGCCGGTTCGCTCTCTTCCCGGCGCACCAATTTCATCACCGCCATCCTGCCGACGCTCACCAACTCCAACTTCGCCGACAGCGCGCAGGGGCTGGCCAAGGCGCTGCGCGCGGCCGATTACCAGTTGCTGATCGGTTATACGATGTATGACCTGCAGGAAGAGGAGCGCGTCATCCGCACCATGATGGAGCGCCGCCCCGATGCCATCGTCGTCGCCGGTACGGTGCATACCAAGATGGCGAGCGAAGTTCTGATGCGCGCCGGCATTCCGATTGTGGAAATCTGGGATGTCCCTGAACACCCCATCGACCATGCGGTTGGCTTTTCCAACTACGAAGTGGGAAGAAACGCCGCCAAATATCTGATATCGCTTGGTTTAAAGCGTATTGGCGCACTCGGCTCCCGGGCTGACGGCGCCGTGAACGACTGGCGCGGCGAGAGCCGCCTTGTCGGGTTTGCGGCAGCGTTGCGCGAAGCCGGCATTTCCGACGATCTCATCATCCGCGAAGGCAGCGCGCCAGTCTCCTATGATCATGGGGCAAAGACGCTCGGCTCCCTGCTCGCGAAGGCGCCCGATGTCGAAGGCATTTTCGCCGTCTCCGATATTTCCGCCGTCGGCGCGCTGATGGAATGTCACCGCCGCGGCATTGCCGTGCCCGATCAGGTGTCCATCCTCGGTTTCGGCGATTTCGATATCAGCCGCCAATGTTACCCGGCGATTTCAACGATCCGGGTCGACGCCCAGATGATCGGCCGCAGGGCCGGCGAATTGCTGCTTTCGATATTGGAGCCGGAAAAGGATGCCGCTGTTCCCGAAGGCGCGCGGGTGGATGTCGGGTTCGAGCTGATCGTGCGGGAGACGACGAAGCGGTTGGGTGGTTGA
- a CDS encoding trans-3-hydroxy-L-proline dehydratase: MRSIKTVHVISAHAEGEVGDVIVGGVKPPPGETIWEQSRFIARDETLSNFVLNEPRGGVFRHVNLLVPPKHPDADAAFIIMEPEDTPPMSGSNSICVSTVLLDGGIVPMQEPETHMLLEAPGGLVKVRAECRNGKAERIFVQNLPSFAAKLDVELQVEGLGTLKVDTAYGGDSFVIVDAEAMGFSLKPEEAHEIARLGVRITNAANKALGFDHPENPDWRHFSFCLFAGKVERTAEGLRAGAAVAIQPGKVDRSPTGTALSARMAVLHARGEMKEGETLTAVSLIGSTFTGRILGTTKVGDRPAILPEISGRGWVTGIHQHMLDPSDPWPEGYRLTDTWGAR, from the coding sequence ATGCGCAGTATCAAGACAGTTCATGTGATTTCCGCCCATGCGGAAGGTGAAGTGGGGGATGTGATCGTCGGCGGGGTGAAGCCGCCGCCGGGCGAGACGATCTGGGAACAGAGCCGCTTCATCGCCCGTGATGAGACGCTTAGCAACTTCGTGCTCAACGAGCCGCGCGGCGGCGTGTTCCGCCACGTCAATCTGCTGGTGCCGCCGAAACATCCTGACGCGGATGCCGCCTTCATCATCATGGAGCCGGAAGATACGCCGCCCATGTCCGGCTCCAATTCCATCTGCGTTTCCACAGTGCTTCTGGATGGCGGCATCGTGCCGATGCAGGAGCCGGAAACCCATATGCTGCTGGAAGCGCCCGGCGGACTGGTGAAAGTGCGCGCCGAATGCCGTAACGGCAAGGCCGAGCGCATTTTCGTGCAGAACCTGCCGAGCTTTGCCGCAAAGCTGGATGTCGAGCTTCAGGTCGAAGGTCTCGGCACGCTGAAGGTGGACACCGCTTATGGCGGCGACAGCTTCGTCATCGTGGATGCCGAAGCGATGGGTTTCAGCCTGAAGCCGGAAGAGGCGCATGAGATTGCCCGCCTCGGCGTGCGCATCACCAATGCCGCCAACAAGGCTCTAGGCTTCGACCATCCCGAAAACCCCGACTGGCGGCATTTTTCCTTCTGCCTGTTTGCCGGCAAGGTGGAGCGCACGGCCGAAGGCCTCAGGGCAGGGGCGGCCGTTGCCATCCAGCCGGGCAAAGTGGACCGCTCGCCAACCGGTACGGCGCTTTCAGCCCGCATGGCGGTGCTGCATGCGCGCGGCGAAATGAAGGAAGGCGAAACGCTGACGGCGGTGTCGCTGATCGGCTCGACCTTCACCGGCCGTATTCTCGGAACCACAAAGGTCGGCGACCGCCCCGCCATCCTGCCGGAAATCTCCGGCCGCGGCTGGGTCACCGGCATCCACCAGCATATGCTTGATCCGTCCGATCCATGGCCGGAGGGGTATCGGCTGACGGATACCTGGGGTGCCCGGTAG
- a CDS encoding aconitase X: protein MPSSVSPIATPAARSILAGAAQGKVIATTEALSFWGGVDPATGKVIDVHHPLHGICLTGGVLFMPTSRGSCTGSGVLLDLILTGRAPAALVFCEAEDVLTLGALVAAEMFDRALPVVRLDADNFARFSRAAHVSINESTIEADGISLAIAPPATAHLDLKDEDGAMLEGRDGIAARQAMRIIVAMAAQQGASTLVDVTQGHIDGCIYASPANLTFAEKMADMGGKVRVPTTMNAISVDKAHWRAQGVPEDFGDPAARLADAYVRMGCRPTFTCSPYLLDSAPSAGESIGWAESNAVIFANTVLGARTAKHPDFLDLCIAMTGRAPLSGVYLEENRRPQRIVDVALPAGIDDAFWPLVGYLAGKAAPDCIPLLRGLGAAKPSRDDLKALCAAFGTTSASPMLHIEGVTPEAGLAPLETAGTVTISLADMAAGWSLLNEGPEEVQLVAIGSPHASLEECRALAAVFNGRKRHADVAVIVTAGQQVIDAALQDGTLQSLKDSGVQVLPDLCWCSISEPVFPTKTRALMTNSGKYAHYGPGLSGRAVRFGSLADCVDSALTGRAVSRLPVWLS from the coding sequence CTGGCGCCGCGCAAGGCAAGGTCATCGCCACCACCGAGGCGCTGAGCTTTTGGGGCGGGGTCGATCCCGCCACTGGCAAGGTGATCGATGTGCATCACCCGCTGCATGGCATCTGTCTCACCGGCGGCGTGCTGTTCATGCCGACCAGCCGTGGTTCCTGCACCGGTTCCGGCGTGCTGCTCGATCTCATCCTCACCGGCCGTGCGCCCGCGGCGCTGGTTTTCTGCGAGGCTGAAGACGTCCTGACGCTCGGTGCCCTCGTTGCGGCGGAAATGTTCGACAGGGCTCTGCCGGTCGTCCGTCTCGATGCGGATAATTTCGCCCGCTTCTCGCGTGCCGCGCATGTCAGCATCAATGAGAGCACCATTGAGGCCGACGGTATCTCTCTTGCCATCGCGCCACCGGCGACGGCCCATCTCGACCTGAAGGACGAGGATGGCGCAATGCTGGAAGGGCGCGACGGCATTGCCGCGCGGCAGGCCATGCGCATCATCGTCGCCATGGCCGCCCAGCAGGGGGCGTCGACGCTTGTCGATGTGACGCAGGGCCATATCGATGGCTGTATCTATGCCAGCCCCGCCAACCTCACCTTTGCCGAAAAAATGGCTGACATGGGCGGCAAGGTGCGGGTGCCAACCACCATGAACGCCATTTCGGTGGACAAGGCGCACTGGCGGGCGCAGGGCGTGCCGGAGGATTTCGGCGATCCGGCCGCAAGGCTGGCGGATGCCTATGTTCGCATGGGCTGCCGCCCCACCTTCACCTGTTCGCCTTACCTGCTGGACAGTGCGCCAAGTGCCGGCGAATCGATCGGCTGGGCCGAGTCGAATGCGGTGATCTTCGCCAATACGGTGCTCGGTGCCCGCACCGCAAAGCACCCGGATTTTCTCGATCTCTGCATTGCGATGACGGGCAGGGCGCCGCTTTCGGGGGTGTATCTCGAAGAAAATCGCCGGCCGCAGCGCATCGTCGATGTGGCCCTGCCAGCTGGCATCGATGACGCCTTCTGGCCGCTCGTCGGTTATCTCGCCGGCAAGGCCGCGCCGGATTGCATTCCACTGCTGCGTGGTCTTGGAGCTGCAAAACCGTCGCGGGATGATCTGAAAGCGCTTTGCGCCGCCTTCGGCACCACCTCCGCCTCGCCCATGCTGCATATCGAGGGCGTGACGCCGGAAGCGGGACTTGCGCCGCTCGAAACCGCCGGGACCGTGACCATTTCGCTCGCCGATATGGCCGCCGGCTGGTCGCTTCTGAACGAGGGGCCGGAAGAGGTGCAGCTTGTCGCCATCGGCAGCCCGCATGCCTCGCTGGAGGAATGTCGGGCGCTGGCGGCCGTGTTTAATGGCCGCAAACGCCATGCGGATGTCGCCGTCATCGTCACCGCCGGTCAGCAGGTCATCGATGCGGCCTTGCAGGACGGCACGCTGCAGAGCCTGAAGGACAGCGGCGTGCAGGTGCTGCCGGATCTCTGCTGGTGTTCGATTTCCGAGCCGGTCTTTCCGACGAAGACCCGCGCACTGATGACCAACTCCGGCAAATACGCCCATTACGGCCCCGGCCTCAGCGGCCGCGCGGTGCGCTTCGGCAGCCTTGCCGACTGCGTCGACAGCGCGCTGACCGGCCGTGCCGTATCCCGCCTTCCTGTCTGGCTTTCGTGA